The DNA window ACAAGATCGTCGCCGAGACCGATCCCGAGGTCGATGCGATCTTCAACGGCGACTCCCACCGCGTCTACAACTTCAACGCCGACGTCCCCGGCCAGGACGGCGAGGTCCGGCCCGTGATCCAGACCGGCTCCAGCGCCGAGAACCTCGGCGTGGTCTCCCTCGCGCTCGGCGAGGACGGCGACTGGGACGTCGTCGGCGAGCCGGAGAACCGGCCCACGGCCCAGGGTGATGCGGGCTGCGCGATCTCCACCCCCGTGACCGAGAAGGTCGACCAGATCGCGCAGGACGCGATCGCCGAGGCCGACGTCATCGGCGCCCAGCCCGTCGGCTCCGTCGCCACCGACGTCACCACCTCGTGGGACGACACCAAGGCCTCGTACGTCGACGGGGTCCGCACCGCGGACGCCCCCATCGGCAACCAGGCCACCACCAAGGGCGACAACCGCACCCGCCACTCCGCCGCGGGCGACATGCTCGCCGACTCCATGAAGTGGTACCTCGAGGACGCCGGCCTCGCCGGCGACGACGAGGTCATCGGCTTCATGAACCCCGGCGGCATCCGCGCCGAGCTCTGGTACGACGCCGCCGGCGCCGAGGGCGACGGCGTGGTCACCTACGCCGAGGCCAACTCCATGGTCCCCTTCGGCAACACGCTGAACGCCGGTGAGGTCACCGGCGACCAGTTCATCCAGATGCTCGAGGAGCAGTGGCAGCGCACCGCCGACGGCGGCGCGGTCGACGAGGGCGACGAGTCCTTCCTGGCCTTCAGCGTCTCGAACAACGTCGAGTACGTCTTCGACTCCACCCGCGAGCGCGACGACCGCATCATCGACGTGCGCATCAACGGCGAGTCGATCGACCCCGACGCGACCTACACGATCGTCACCGCGAGCTTCCTCTTCGAGGGCGGCGACAACATGTGGGCGCTCTCCGAGGCGCACAACGTGCGCGACTCCGGCGTGCTGGACCGCGATGCCTTCCTCCAGTACCTCCAGTCCGAGGACGGCCAGAACCTGGAGCCGAGCTACGCGCAGCGCCAGATCGACCTGCAGATCCTCGACGGCGGCGAGTACGACTCCGAGGCCGGCGTGGACCGCGACCCGGTGCTGCGCATCGGGAACGTCGAGTCCCAGAGCCTCGGCGCCCCGGAGATCGAGACCGTCCAGGTCGACGCCGGCGAGTACGGCACCTTCGAGGCGCCCTACACGCTCGACGAGGAGACCGGCCGGCTCTACGCCGACGTCACCCTCACCGACTGGATGTGCGTCCCCGAGGGCACCCAGGTGCCGCTGACGATCACCGCGGTCCCCGAGACCGGCACCGAGATCGTCACCGAGATCGGCTCCTTCACCTGGACCGCGGGCGGCGCCCCCGACGAGTGCGACACCGCCACGCCCCCGCCGGGCGACGACGATGACGACGAGCCGACCACGCCCCCGGCCACCGAGGAGCCCACCACCCCGGCACCGGGCGACGGCGACGACCAGGGCGATGGCCAGGGCGGCGACGACCAGGGTCAGGACCAGGGCGGCGACGACCAGGGCGAGGACGAGGCCGGCGGCCCCGCCGTCATCGCCGACGGGAACGGCGACGACGCGGACGACCCCGCCGACGTCATCCCCGCCGAGGACACCACGGCGGGCGGCTCGGACCGCTCCGACCTGGCCCGCACGGGCGTGGAGGTCGGCCCGATGGTCGCGGCGATCGGCGTCATCTCGCTCGCCGGCGTCGCGGCGCTCGGACTGCGCCGTCGCATGACGCGCCGCTGACCCGCACTCACCACCGAGGGGTCGGACCCCGCCCGGGTCCGGCCCCTCCATCATGCGGGCGCTCGCTCTGATCTGCCCGTGCCCACCTGCTCCTCCCGCCCGCCGTCCGTCCCCGACCGCTCGTCACCCCACCGTCGGCCGCAGACCCCGCGACCGTCGGCCCCACCCCCCCCCTGAGAACC is part of the Brachybacterium ginsengisoli genome and encodes:
- a CDS encoding bifunctional metallophosphatase/5'-nucleotidase is translated as MLDTPARRIARGASAGLGAAALAVASAVVPVGAAAAEIGDEVTLMTINDFHGALGGASDLACTVETVRQDAQESFLLSAGDNVGGSSFASAVQNDEPTIDVLNALEVDASAIGNHEFDQGQDDLKNRIEGRTDFPDLAANVYNADGTRLMEPYTVIDDGGVKVAVVGAVTTKTVGKVSPAAIEGLDFRDPVDEVNKAIGELEADGVEYDILVASYHEGASANAEPGVAPKNTDPMFDKIVAETDPEVDAIFNGDSHRVYNFNADVPGQDGEVRPVIQTGSSAENLGVVSLALGEDGDWDVVGEPENRPTAQGDAGCAISTPVTEKVDQIAQDAIAEADVIGAQPVGSVATDVTTSWDDTKASYVDGVRTADAPIGNQATTKGDNRTRHSAAGDMLADSMKWYLEDAGLAGDDEVIGFMNPGGIRAELWYDAAGAEGDGVVTYAEANSMVPFGNTLNAGEVTGDQFIQMLEEQWQRTADGGAVDEGDESFLAFSVSNNVEYVFDSTRERDDRIIDVRINGESIDPDATYTIVTASFLFEGGDNMWALSEAHNVRDSGVLDRDAFLQYLQSEDGQNLEPSYAQRQIDLQILDGGEYDSEAGVDRDPVLRIGNVESQSLGAPEIETVQVDAGEYGTFEAPYTLDEETGRLYADVTLTDWMCVPEGTQVPLTITAVPETGTEIVTEIGSFTWTAGGAPDECDTATPPPGDDDDDEPTTPPATEEPTTPAPGDGDDQGDGQGGDDQGQDQGGDDQGEDEAGGPAVIADGNGDDADDPADVIPAEDTTAGGSDRSDLARTGVEVGPMVAAIGVISLAGVAALGLRRRMTRR